Proteins encoded in a region of the Candidatus Eisenbacteria bacterium genome:
- the recF gene encoding DNA replication and repair protein RecF (All proteins in this family for which functions are known are DNA-binding proteins that assist the filamentation of RecA onto DNA for the initiation of recombination or recombinational repair.) yields the protein MRLQSIELREFRNHREARFDLCGDSALVTGENASGKTNLIEAVVLLSIGRSFRGARDPAMARRGADLFEVRGRVESRLGVTSEIVTRGGTGPKEVFVDGSPLDRITDLLGRFCTVHFSVEDVAVLNGGPASRRRFLDVALCQLESAYVGALREYTAALKQRNRLLLADRHGPSADPGEWSAWEEILARAGVALDRRRRTLCAEMDRNLRELSKQVDKALDPTLEYRDGFADSGASEEEEVTSRFEDLERARSRDRRMGWTMHGPHRARLSCGIGGEELAEGASRGYSRLYSILLRLALARVFEERQNDPPVVLLDDPESELDPRWIGRVLKLVPESSQVLVTACRELSETPARFRRLPIDLAALAWSAP from the coding sequence GTGCGACTTCAATCCATCGAGCTTCGCGAATTCCGGAACCACAGAGAGGCCAGGTTCGACCTGTGCGGGGATTCCGCGCTGGTCACGGGCGAAAACGCATCAGGGAAAACGAACCTGATCGAGGCGGTCGTGCTGCTCTCGATCGGAAGATCGTTCCGCGGCGCGCGGGATCCCGCCATGGCGCGGCGAGGCGCGGATCTCTTCGAGGTCCGCGGTCGGGTAGAAAGCAGGCTCGGGGTCACGAGCGAGATCGTCACGCGCGGCGGGACGGGACCGAAGGAAGTATTCGTGGACGGCTCGCCCCTCGACCGGATCACGGACCTGCTGGGACGATTCTGCACCGTCCACTTCTCGGTCGAGGATGTGGCGGTCTTGAACGGCGGGCCGGCCTCCCGCCGGCGCTTCCTGGACGTGGCCCTCTGCCAGCTCGAGTCGGCTTACGTGGGAGCGCTCCGCGAGTACACGGCGGCGCTCAAGCAGCGAAATCGCCTCTTGCTCGCGGACCGGCACGGGCCCTCCGCGGATCCCGGCGAATGGTCGGCCTGGGAAGAGATCCTTGCCCGGGCCGGCGTGGCACTCGATCGCCGCCGCCGGACGCTTTGCGCGGAAATGGACCGCAATCTGCGGGAGCTGTCCAAGCAGGTGGACAAGGCGCTCGATCCCACGCTGGAGTATCGGGACGGATTCGCGGATTCCGGGGCTTCGGAGGAAGAAGAAGTGACGTCCCGGTTCGAGGATCTCGAACGAGCCCGCTCCCGCGATCGGAGAATGGGCTGGACGATGCACGGTCCGCACCGGGCGCGCCTTTCCTGTGGCATAGGAGGAGAGGAGCTTGCGGAGGGCGCCTCCCGCGGGTATTCGAGGCTCTACTCGATTCTCCTGAGGCTCGCGCTCGCGCGGGTGTTTGAGGAACGGCAGAACGACCCGCCGGTGGTTCTCCTCGATGACCCCGAATCGGAGTTGGATCCTCGCTGGATCGGCCGGGTCCTGAAGCTCGTTCCGGAGTCGAGCCAGGTGCTCGTGACGGCGTGCCGAGAGCTTTCGGAGACGCCGGCGCGGTTCCGCCGGCTGCCGATCGACCTGGCCGCCCTTGCGTGGAGCGCCCCGTGA
- a CDS encoding DUF721 domain-containing protein: protein MGVGSSLDRPGPEARSGVEPGARDGVPRAFGDAGAVPPAADRPGRPCVERPVRRPLRRTGESHGEAPGFQPVAEVLEQVLQALKLETRFAAAEATDCWALAVGPEVLARTRCVGVRDRELLVEVQGAVWMGHLAVLRQGILDQMNRTLPASGRLRAIRFVPMRSKEERTR, encoded by the coding sequence ATCGGAGTTGGATCCTCGCTGGATCGGCCGGGTCCTGAAGCTCGTTCCGGAGTCGAGCCAGGTGCTCGTGACGGCGTGCCGAGAGCTTTCGGAGACGCCGGCGCGGTTCCGCCGGCTGCCGATCGACCTGGCCGCCCTTGCGTGGAGCGCCCCGTGAGGCGCCCCTTGCGACGAACCGGGGAATCGCACGGGGAGGCGCCGGGGTTCCAGCCGGTGGCCGAGGTTCTCGAACAGGTGCTCCAGGCGCTCAAGCTCGAGACGCGGTTCGCCGCGGCGGAGGCGACCGATTGCTGGGCTCTGGCCGTCGGCCCCGAAGTGCTCGCGCGGACACGCTGCGTCGGTGTGCGCGACCGGGAGCTTTTGGTTGAGGTGCAAGGCGCGGTCTGGATGGGGCACCTCGCCGTGTTGAGGCAGGGCATCCTGGATCAGATGAACCGGACGCTCCCAGCCTCGGGACGGTTGCGCGCCATACGATTCGTACCCATGAGATCCAAGGAGGAACGTACGCGGTGA
- the gyrB gene encoding DNA topoisomerase (ATP-hydrolyzing) subunit B: MTPTPEGHSYDARNIQVLKGLEGVRKRPAMYIGSTGQSGLHHLVFEVVDNSVDEALAGYCTEVGVAIHADSSVTVVDNGRGIPVDTHPTQNRPAVEVVMTTLHAGGKFDENSYKVSGGLHGVGVSVVNALSEWLEVEVRRDGKRYQQRYERGEVKSDLRVLGETGEAGTTVHWKPDPTVFETVDYSFDTLSQRLRELAFLNKGIRITFLDERTGKKHDFQYEGGISSFVKYLNENKTVLHPAPIYHTKDRDRATVEFAVQYNDGYVENVFSFVNNINTVEGGTHLIGFRAALTRTINNYAEREGLLKSLKEVTLGGEDVREGLTAVVSVKLPDPQFEGQTKAKLGNTEAKGIVESVVGEGLRNYFEENPQVARKIVEKCISTARAREAARKARDLARRKSILDSGSLPGKLADCQLTDPALCEIYLVEGDSAGGSAKMGRDRKNQAILPLKGKILNVEKASLDKMLSNEEIRTLITAIGTGIAEDFDADKARYHRIIIMTDADVDGAHIRTLLLTFFFRHMKPLIERGYIYIAMPPLYRVQKGKTVRYAYDETERDHAYEELGRKGITLQRYKGLGEMNPDQLWATTMDPQTRSMLQVKLEDLPEAERMFTVLMGDQVEPRRKFIEEYADSVRNLDI, from the coding sequence TTGACGCCGACCCCAGAGGGACATTCGTACGACGCCCGAAACATCCAGGTCCTGAAAGGTCTGGAAGGGGTGCGGAAGCGTCCCGCGATGTATATCGGCTCCACCGGCCAGAGCGGGCTCCATCACCTCGTCTTCGAGGTGGTGGACAACTCCGTCGACGAAGCGCTCGCGGGATATTGCACCGAGGTGGGCGTCGCGATCCACGCGGACTCGAGCGTGACGGTTGTCGACAACGGCCGTGGGATTCCCGTGGATACGCACCCCACCCAGAACAGGCCGGCGGTCGAGGTCGTGATGACGACGCTCCACGCCGGCGGGAAGTTCGACGAGAACTCCTACAAAGTGTCCGGCGGCCTCCACGGGGTGGGCGTGTCGGTCGTGAACGCGCTCTCCGAGTGGCTCGAGGTCGAGGTGCGCCGCGACGGGAAGCGGTATCAGCAGCGCTACGAGCGGGGCGAGGTCAAGTCCGATCTCCGGGTGCTGGGGGAAACGGGCGAGGCGGGGACGACCGTCCACTGGAAGCCGGACCCCACCGTTTTCGAGACGGTGGACTACAGCTTCGACACCCTTTCGCAGCGGCTCCGCGAGCTCGCGTTCTTGAACAAGGGCATCCGGATCACCTTCCTGGATGAACGGACCGGGAAGAAACACGATTTCCAGTACGAGGGAGGCATCTCCTCCTTCGTGAAATACCTGAATGAAAACAAGACCGTGCTCCATCCCGCCCCGATCTATCACACGAAGGACCGGGACCGGGCGACGGTCGAGTTCGCCGTCCAGTACAACGACGGCTACGTGGAGAATGTGTTCTCCTTCGTGAACAACATCAACACCGTCGAGGGGGGCACCCATCTGATCGGATTCCGCGCGGCCCTCACGCGCACCATCAACAACTACGCCGAGCGCGAGGGGCTCCTGAAATCGCTGAAGGAAGTCACGCTGGGCGGCGAGGACGTGCGCGAGGGGCTGACCGCGGTCGTGAGCGTGAAGCTGCCGGATCCGCAGTTTGAGGGTCAGACCAAGGCCAAGCTCGGCAACACCGAGGCGAAGGGGATAGTCGAGTCGGTCGTCGGCGAGGGGCTCCGGAACTATTTCGAGGAGAATCCCCAGGTCGCCCGGAAGATCGTCGAGAAATGTATCTCGACCGCCCGGGCGCGCGAGGCGGCCCGGAAGGCGCGCGACCTGGCGCGCCGGAAGAGCATCCTGGACTCCGGCTCGCTGCCGGGGAAGCTGGCCGATTGCCAGCTCACGGATCCCGCGCTGTGCGAGATCTACCTCGTGGAGGGGGACTCGGCCGGTGGGTCGGCCAAGATGGGCCGAGACCGGAAGAACCAGGCGATCCTCCCCCTCAAGGGGAAGATCCTGAACGTGGAGAAAGCCTCGCTCGACAAGATGCTCTCCAACGAGGAAATCCGGACCCTCATCACCGCGATCGGAACGGGGATTGCCGAGGACTTCGACGCCGACAAAGCGCGCTATCACCGGATCATCATCATGACCGACGCGGACGTGGACGGGGCGCATATTCGCACCCTCCTCCTCACCTTCTTCTTCAGGCACATGAAGCCCTTGATCGAGCGCGGCTATATCTATATCGCCATGCCGCCGCTCTATCGTGTGCAGAAGGGGAAGACGGTCCGCTACGCCTACGACGAGACAGAGCGCGACCATGCGTACGAGGAGCTGGGTCGGAAGGGAATCACGCTTCAGCGCTACAAGGGATTGGGCGAGATGAATCCCGACCAGCTCTGGGCCACGACCATGGATCCCCAAACGCGGTCCATGCTCCAGGTCAAGCTCGAGGACTTGCCCGAGGCAGAGCGGATGTTCACGGTGCTGATGGGAGATCAGGTGGAGCCGCGCCGCAAATTCATCGAGGAGTACGCCGACAGCGTCCGGAATCTGGATATCTAA
- the gyrA gene encoding DNA gyrase subunit A: MATREKVVPIYVEDEMRNSYIDYSMSVIISRALPDVRDGLKPVHRRILVAMRELNLLHDRPFRKSAKITGDVTGNYHPHGTAAVYETMVRMAQTFSMRYPLVDGQGNFGSVDGDAPAAERYTEARLTEFAEEMLRDIERDTVGMRPNYDESREEPVVLPAGVPNLLVNGSAGIAVGMATNVPPHNLREIVDAIHHVIDHPDCEVDELLSLVQGPDFPTGGVIYGRQGVQDCYRTGRGHITVRSRATIEEIKKDREAIIVSEIPYMVSKAALLEKIADLVKDGPLDGISDLRDESDREGMRIVIELKRDAQPKVVLNQLFKHTQMQTTFGANMLALVGNRPLTLTLKEMIEHYIAHRRDVVVRRTRFDLAEAERRAHILEGLKIALDHIDEIVALIRAAADTDGARTGLMSRFGLSEVQANAILEMRLSRLTGLERQKVEDEYLEVIQLIDQLKAILESPAKVLQIIKDELAAVRERFGDERRTEIVAGSGEFEAEDLIAEEDMVITISHAGYIKRLPVTTYRSQRRGGRGVTGAGTREEDFIEHLFIASTHSYILVFTDRGRVYWLKVHEVPQGGRTAKGKAIVNMVEMSQQERVASVLPVKEFQDTHFIMMCTARGTVKKTPLSAYSNPRRGGIVAIGVESEDSLIDAVLTDGSQDIILQKRNGKAIRFNEQDVRPMGRTAYGVRGVTLEEDDAVVGMIAVKREAALLVATENGYGKRSPISDYRITGRGGKGIISIQATERNGRVVAALEVIPTDQVMLITRGGIVIRTKVSEISEIGRNTQGVRLINLEAGDQLIDVAKVEEKDEGEEV; the protein is encoded by the coding sequence ATGGCCACGCGTGAGAAAGTCGTTCCGATCTACGTCGAAGACGAGATGCGGAACTCCTACATCGACTATTCGATGTCGGTCATCATCTCGCGCGCCCTTCCCGACGTCCGGGACGGCCTGAAGCCCGTCCACAGGCGGATTCTGGTGGCGATGCGCGAGCTGAATCTGCTCCACGACCGCCCGTTCCGGAAATCCGCCAAGATCACCGGCGACGTCACGGGGAACTACCACCCACATGGGACCGCGGCCGTTTACGAGACCATGGTTCGCATGGCGCAGACCTTCTCGATGCGCTACCCGCTCGTGGACGGGCAGGGAAACTTCGGTTCCGTCGACGGTGACGCCCCGGCGGCCGAGCGATACACCGAGGCACGGCTCACCGAGTTCGCGGAGGAGATGCTCCGCGACATCGAGCGCGACACGGTCGGCATGCGGCCGAACTACGACGAGTCGCGCGAGGAGCCGGTGGTGCTTCCGGCCGGGGTGCCGAACCTCCTCGTCAACGGCTCGGCCGGCATCGCGGTGGGCATGGCGACGAACGTGCCGCCGCACAATCTCCGGGAAATCGTGGATGCGATTCACCACGTCATCGATCATCCCGACTGCGAGGTGGACGAGCTCCTGTCGTTGGTGCAGGGGCCCGATTTTCCGACCGGCGGCGTGATCTACGGCCGGCAGGGGGTCCAGGATTGCTACCGCACCGGTCGGGGCCATATCACCGTGAGGTCCCGCGCCACGATCGAGGAGATCAAGAAAGACCGCGAGGCGATCATCGTCAGCGAGATTCCCTACATGGTGAGCAAGGCGGCCCTCCTCGAGAAAATCGCGGACCTGGTCAAGGATGGCCCGCTCGACGGGATCTCCGATCTTCGCGACGAGTCCGATCGCGAGGGCATGCGGATCGTGATCGAGTTGAAACGCGACGCGCAGCCCAAGGTCGTCCTGAACCAGCTCTTCAAGCACACCCAGATGCAGACGACGTTCGGCGCCAACATGCTCGCCCTCGTCGGCAACCGGCCGCTCACGCTGACCCTCAAGGAGATGATCGAGCACTACATCGCGCACCGCCGGGACGTCGTGGTCCGGCGCACGCGGTTCGATCTCGCGGAGGCGGAACGGCGCGCGCATATCCTCGAAGGGCTGAAGATCGCCCTCGACCACATCGACGAGATCGTGGCCCTGATCCGCGCGGCAGCGGACACCGACGGCGCCCGGACCGGGCTCATGAGCCGCTTCGGGCTGAGCGAGGTCCAGGCGAATGCGATCCTCGAGATGCGGCTGTCCAGGCTCACGGGCCTCGAGCGGCAGAAGGTCGAGGACGAGTACCTCGAAGTGATCCAGCTCATCGACCAGTTGAAGGCGATCCTCGAATCGCCGGCGAAGGTCCTGCAGATCATCAAGGACGAGCTGGCGGCGGTGCGGGAGCGGTTTGGAGACGAGCGCCGGACCGAGATCGTCGCGGGCTCCGGGGAGTTCGAGGCGGAGGACCTGATCGCCGAAGAGGACATGGTGATCACGATCTCCCACGCGGGGTATATCAAGCGCCTTCCGGTGACCACGTACCGAAGCCAGCGCCGCGGCGGGCGCGGCGTCACGGGTGCGGGGACCCGCGAAGAGGATTTCATTGAGCACCTGTTCATCGCCTCGACCCACAGCTACATCCTCGTGTTCACAGACCGCGGGCGCGTCTACTGGCTCAAGGTTCACGAGGTTCCGCAGGGGGGGCGCACCGCGAAGGGCAAGGCGATCGTCAACATGGTCGAGATGTCGCAGCAGGAGCGGGTCGCCTCCGTGCTCCCGGTCAAGGAGTTCCAGGACACCCACTTCATCATGATGTGCACGGCGAGGGGGACCGTGAAAAAGACGCCTCTCTCCGCCTACTCGAATCCGCGGCGCGGCGGCATCGTGGCGATCGGCGTGGAATCGGAGGATTCTCTCATCGACGCGGTCCTCACGGACGGCTCCCAGGACATCATTCTTCAAAAGAGAAACGGCAAGGCGATCCGCTTCAACGAGCAGGACGTTCGGCCGATGGGACGCACCGCCTACGGAGTGCGTGGGGTCACGCTCGAGGAGGACGACGCGGTGGTCGGCATGATCGCGGTGAAGCGGGAAGCCGCGCTCCTCGTGGCGACCGAGAACGGCTACGGCAAGCGCTCACCGATTTCCGACTACCGGATCACGGGGCGCGGCGGGAAGGGGATCATCTCCATCCAGGCGACCGAGCGCAACGGGAGGGTCGTGGCGGCCCTGGAGGTGATCCCGACCGACCAGGTCATGCTCATCACGCGCGGCGGGATCGTCATCCGCACGAAGGTCTCCGAGATATCCGAGATCGGACGCAACACCCAGGGAGTCCGGCTCATCAACTTGGAGGCGGGGGACCAGCTGATCGACGTCGCCAAGGTGGAGGAGAAGGACGAGGGAGAGGAGGTGTAG
- a CDS encoding redox-sensing transcriptional repressor Rex, whose product MDPRISTSTVRRLSDYYRVLEELELEGVKTISSQGLAHLSGVTSAQVRKDLSYFGNFGKRGLGYNVARLRKEIRLILGLNRRWKVALVGAGNIGSALFSYKEFRRQGFDFAAVFDVSPDRVGQRWRDLHILNVESLQQETERLGLEIGVIAVPARAAQAVADRMVHAGMRGILNFAHRKLFVPPRVALRNVNLAVELESLSFSIKALLARPARRARR is encoded by the coding sequence CTGGATCCGAGGATCTCGACCTCCACGGTTCGGAGGCTCTCCGATTACTACCGGGTCTTGGAGGAGCTCGAGCTGGAAGGCGTCAAGACAATTTCCTCGCAGGGGCTCGCCCATCTGAGCGGCGTCACGTCCGCGCAGGTCCGCAAAGATCTCTCCTACTTCGGCAACTTCGGAAAGCGCGGGCTCGGCTATAACGTCGCGCGGCTGAGGAAGGAGATTCGACTCATCCTGGGCTTGAACCGGCGATGGAAGGTGGCCCTGGTCGGCGCCGGGAACATCGGCTCGGCTCTCTTCTCGTACAAGGAATTCCGTCGGCAGGGATTCGATTTTGCCGCCGTCTTCGATGTGAGCCCCGACCGGGTGGGCCAGCGGTGGCGCGACCTTCACATCCTCAACGTCGAGTCTCTGCAACAGGAGACCGAGCGACTGGGGCTCGAGATCGGGGTGATCGCCGTTCCCGCGCGCGCGGCTCAAGCGGTCGCCGACCGGATGGTCCATGCGGGAATGCGTGGCATCCTGAACTTCGCCCATCGGAAGCTCTTCGTGCCCCCCCGGGTCGCCTTGAGAAACGTGAACCTCGCGGTCGAGCTCGAAAGCCTTTCGTTCTCGATCAAAGCCCTTCTCGCCCGGCCCGCGCGCCGGGCGCGCCGCTGA
- a CDS encoding DMT family transporter has protein sequence MTDRAGRSAAATRRIAEGALLLIAAIWGTTFPLLRITLQRLSPYDVIALRFTIAAIVLALIYPRRLSRMGPAAVWDGVRTGLFMVAGYLTQAIGLTTISTPRSAFLTGTAVVVVPLVSFLVLRLGVGLGEAAGVGLAFLGLAFFYADAGLTLRAGDLWTLAGAAAFAAQVVYTNIAARRSDPFAVSALQAVVAAAVGWIFVGVHGGLSVPIRSVPWGTMLYLAAVATAFILVLQTWALGKTKPVRAGVIYSMEPVFASIFAMTFFGEGMSAREAAGSVAILAGVLVAELRKSAPGSGASVRKARP, from the coding sequence ATGACGGATCGGGCGGGCAGGTCCGCCGCCGCGACCCGCCGGATCGCCGAGGGGGCGCTGCTCCTCATCGCGGCGATCTGGGGCACGACGTTCCCGCTCCTCCGCATCACGCTTCAGAGACTCTCCCCCTACGACGTCATCGCGCTCCGGTTCACGATCGCCGCGATCGTGCTGGCCCTGATCTACCCGAGGCGGCTCAGCCGGATGGGGCCGGCCGCGGTATGGGACGGCGTCCGCACGGGCCTCTTCATGGTCGCGGGCTACCTCACCCAGGCCATCGGGCTCACCACCATCAGCACGCCGCGATCGGCGTTCCTGACCGGAACGGCCGTGGTCGTCGTGCCGCTGGTGTCCTTCCTCGTCTTGCGCCTGGGAGTGGGGCTCGGCGAGGCGGCGGGGGTCGGTCTCGCGTTCCTGGGCCTGGCGTTTTTTTACGCCGACGCGGGGCTCACGCTTCGTGCGGGGGACCTCTGGACCCTTGCCGGCGCCGCGGCGTTCGCGGCCCAAGTCGTCTACACGAATATCGCGGCCCGACGAAGCGATCCCTTCGCGGTCTCGGCGCTGCAGGCGGTGGTCGCGGCCGCCGTCGGCTGGATCTTCGTCGGGGTGCATGGCGGGCTTTCCGTTCCGATCCGCTCCGTTCCGTGGGGCACGATGCTCTACCTCGCGGCCGTCGCGACCGCCTTCATTCTCGTGCTCCAGACCTGGGCGCTTGGAAAGACAAAGCCGGTTCGGGCCGGGGTGATCTACTCGATGGAGCCTGTTTTTGCCTCGATCTTCGCGATGACCTTTTTCGGCGAGGGCATGAGCGCGCGCGAAGCGGCGGGCAGTGTCGCGATTCTCGCCGGGGTGCTCGTCGCCGAGCTCAGGAAATCCGCCCCGGGAAGCGGGGCTTCGGTAAGGAAGGCCCGGCCCTAG
- a CDS encoding aspartate aminotransferase family protein: MVAGVAESASPSPRSTLVRAEGVHVWDSAGRRYLDAISGAFCVQLGYGRADLAGAMAESASRLPFARPAAFESEESERYARALLEAAGPPFSRVLFTSSGSEAVEVALKAAFRYQRAIGHPDRTRVAHVRGHYHGATLGALRVTDYRPRRAPFEAVLGGGSQAFAEGAGASLEEEVAGAAALIAETIPAAGLGAPVPPPGFITRLRDACEAGRALWIADEVLTGFGRVGGLFAWTRLAEGAEDRGAVPDVVVFGKGAGAGYAPIGGVLLARRVATALDSSPDGPFVHAQTYGGNPIACAVGRRVLSALGEEKIHERVRGKETLLAGALAPLARHPHVRDVRGLGFLRGVELQADRSGTPFPRELGIAERMEAACRDRGVLIYAGAGSADGERGDHLLVAPPLVSDPHHFAEIAIALTQALDEVTGGFP, translated from the coding sequence ATTGTCGCCGGCGTGGCCGAGTCCGCTTCGCCATCGCCCCGCTCCACGCTCGTCCGCGCCGAAGGTGTGCACGTCTGGGATTCGGCGGGCCGCCGCTACCTCGACGCGATCTCGGGAGCCTTCTGCGTGCAGCTGGGCTACGGCCGCGCGGACCTCGCCGGCGCGATGGCGGAGTCCGCTTCGCGGCTGCCCTTCGCCCGTCCTGCCGCATTCGAAAGCGAGGAATCCGAACGGTACGCCCGGGCGCTTCTCGAGGCGGCGGGCCCTCCTTTCTCACGCGTGCTCTTCACGTCTTCCGGAAGCGAGGCGGTGGAGGTCGCCCTCAAGGCCGCCTTCCGTTACCAGCGCGCCATCGGGCATCCCGATCGGACGCGCGTGGCGCACGTGCGCGGCCATTATCACGGAGCGACCCTCGGCGCGCTGCGGGTGACCGACTACCGCCCCCGACGCGCGCCCTTCGAGGCGGTGCTGGGGGGTGGGTCGCAGGCGTTCGCGGAGGGGGCCGGCGCTTCGCTCGAAGAGGAGGTGGCAGGCGCCGCGGCGCTGATCGCCGAGACCATTCCCGCGGCCGGCCTGGGCGCGCCGGTGCCGCCCCCCGGCTTTATCACCCGGCTCCGCGACGCCTGCGAAGCGGGGCGCGCGCTATGGATCGCGGATGAGGTGTTGACCGGGTTCGGCCGGGTCGGCGGGCTCTTCGCATGGACGCGACTCGCCGAGGGCGCCGAGGACCGGGGCGCCGTCCCCGACGTCGTAGTCTTCGGCAAGGGCGCGGGTGCGGGATACGCGCCCATCGGCGGCGTTCTCCTCGCCCGTCGCGTGGCCACGGCGCTCGATTCCTCGCCGGACGGCCCCTTCGTCCACGCTCAGACCTACGGCGGCAATCCGATCGCGTGCGCGGTGGGCCGGCGCGTGCTCTCGGCGCTGGGCGAGGAGAAGATCCACGAGCGGGTGCGCGGCAAAGAAACGCTCCTCGCCGGCGCGCTCGCTCCGCTCGCGCGGCATCCCCACGTCCGCGACGTGCGCGGGCTCGGGTTTCTCCGGGGGGTGGAGCTTCAGGCGGACCGGTCGGGGACCCCGTTCCCGCGCGAGCTCGGGATCGCCGAGCGAATGGAGGCAGCCTGCCGCGATCGAGGGGTTCTGATCTACGCGGGAGCCGGGTCGGCCGACGGGGAGCGGGGGGACCACCTGCTCGTGGCCCCGCCGCTCGTCTCGGATCCGCACCATTTCGCCGAGATCGCGATCGCGCTCACGCAGGCGCTGGACGAGGTGACCGGCGGCTTCCCGTGA
- a CDS encoding M23 family metallopeptidase — protein MRGGGTIVRGACRSLIAATLLFPFLPAPTARADDPSTPTARAFVYPIGDEQDFTKPAAGERDGFHVSDRYLAVRRARKNRPQRIHYGVDLSNGSGGHVVRSVAAGVVEVSDGNALIKVRKPQRIKLPTIVNGQRIYTYGTRYRMSYRWRTGWGNRVVIRHRLPNGDIVYSLYAHLMPRSVLVKKGEVVAAGQPIAKVGRTGRATAPHLHLEIRTTRLDENTDLADADDDLDPEAEFADGEPAQTVVPHTVDPLAFLQDRVIRYEDLEPGSWQFRYALAAIKDGVMIGSKGHFDPDESISREAFCAALVSVFHLGTPFTKDEFGSNLDALVDSGILDDAARSRQRASDRLSRSDALELVLRCLDRRTARGQCLAQIATEQLARDFNEEFAGREAAIAAEHEAQKLASAETEARRKLAAARAARAAKEAAARGVQARVRQAKVVPVKPAPMLDPGFESLAQSNKNLSRAEACLLLASAIRLASSSLSALERAATRATNSG, from the coding sequence GTGCGGGGGGGCGGCACGATCGTTCGCGGGGCGTGTCGCTCCCTGATTGCCGCGACCCTCCTTTTCCCCTTCCTTCCCGCCCCGACGGCCAGGGCTGATGACCCCTCGACCCCCACCGCCCGGGCCTTCGTTTATCCGATCGGAGACGAGCAGGATTTCACGAAACCGGCCGCCGGGGAGCGGGACGGATTCCACGTTTCGGATCGCTACCTCGCCGTGCGCCGCGCCCGCAAGAACCGGCCGCAGAGGATCCACTACGGCGTGGATCTCTCCAATGGCTCGGGCGGTCATGTCGTCCGATCGGTCGCGGCGGGGGTCGTCGAGGTGAGCGACGGCAACGCCCTCATCAAAGTTCGCAAGCCGCAGAGGATCAAGCTGCCGACGATCGTGAACGGCCAGCGGATCTACACCTATGGAACCCGGTACCGGATGTCCTACCGCTGGCGCACCGGCTGGGGAAACCGGGTCGTGATCCGCCACAGGCTGCCGAACGGAGACATCGTCTACTCTCTCTACGCGCATCTCATGCCGCGGTCCGTTCTGGTCAAGAAGGGGGAGGTCGTCGCGGCGGGGCAACCCATCGCCAAGGTGGGTCGGACCGGGCGCGCGACCGCCCCGCACCTGCATCTTGAAATCCGCACGACCCGGCTCGACGAAAACACCGATCTCGCCGACGCCGACGACGATTTGGATCCGGAAGCCGAGTTTGCGGATGGAGAGCCGGCGCAGACGGTCGTCCCGCATACGGTCGATCCGCTCGCCTTCCTCCAGGACCGTGTGATCCGCTACGAAGACCTGGAGCCCGGGAGCTGGCAATTCCGCTACGCCTTGGCCGCGATCAAGGACGGCGTGATGATCGGCTCCAAAGGGCATTTCGATCCGGACGAATCCATCTCGCGGGAAGCCTTTTGCGCGGCCCTCGTTTCGGTCTTCCACCTCGGCACCCCGTTCACCAAGGACGAGTTCGGGTCCAATCTCGACGCGCTCGTGGATTCCGGAATCCTGGATGACGCCGCGCGCTCCCGACAGCGCGCGAGCGATCGCCTGAGCCGGTCGGACGCGCTCGAGCTGGTGCTCCGGTGCCTGGACCGCCGCACCGCCCGAGGCCAGTGCCTGGCCCAGATCGCGACCGAGCAGCTCGCGCGCGATTTCAACGAGGAATTCGCGGGGCGCGAGGCGGCCATCGCCGCCGAGCACGAGGCGCAGAAGCTCGCCTCCGCCGAAACCGAAGCACGGAGAAAGCTTGCCGCGGCAAGGGCCGCCCGGGCCGCCAAGGAGGCCGCGGCCCGTGGAGTCCAGGCCAGGGTGCGGCAGGCCAAGGTCGTCCCGGTCAAGCCGGCTCCGATGCTCGATCCCGGGTTCGAATCGCTCGCGCAATCGAACAAGAACCTCTCCCGCGCCGAAGCATGCCTTCTCCTGGCCTCGGCGATACGCCTCGCTTCCTCCAGCCTTTCGGCCCTGGAGCGCGCCGCCACGCGCGCCACGAACTCGGGCTAG